A window of the Zeugodacus cucurbitae isolate PBARC_wt_2022May chromosome 2, idZeuCucr1.2, whole genome shotgun sequence genome harbors these coding sequences:
- the LOC105218077 gene encoding calaxin: MTMNKLDATLDDVQNTRFGNIYHDLIKQMAKTTQFTEGEVSSILMVYHKFVLANGSKAKHMTKKQFFHLFLVLFKIFDLQIIERILLHITLDMKKEVDAVAWVRLFSVFMTNKLDQKIKFTFQIYNIHGNGFLNREIVQHAVEKFFVGEDEDEVNELRSDMVDLLFKKFDVDKDGVISFDDYSQVVMKQPMLLEFLGQCFPSIIGTTVIALCANIMSKVSFDKQCV; this comes from the coding sequence ATGACGATGAACAAGTTGGACGCCACGTTGGATGATGTACAGAACACGCGTTTCGGGAATATCTATCATGATCTCATCAAGCAAATGGCCAAGACCACACAGTTTACAGAGGGTGAAGTGAGCAGCATTTTGATGGTTtatcataaattcgttttggcCAATGGTTCCAAGGCGAAGCACATGACAAAGAAACAGTTTTTCCATCTATTTTTGGTTCTGTTCAAAATCTTCGATCTACAGATAATCGAACGCATACTCTTACACATAACATTGGATATGAAAAAAGAAGTAGATGCCGTTGCTTGGGTGCGTCTCTTCTCCGTTTTTATGACCAACAAATTGGATCAGAAAATCAAGTTCACATTTCAAATTTACAATATTCATGGTAACGGGTTTTTGAATCGCGAAATTGTGCAACATGCTGTCGAGAAATTCTTCGTAGGCGAAGACGAGGACGAAGTGAACGAGCTGCGTTCGGATATGGTCGATTTATTGTTCAAGAAATTCGATGTTGACAAGGATGGTGTGATATCGTTTGATGACTATTCGCAGGTTGTCATGAAACAACCGATGTTGCTAGAGTTCTTAGGTCAATGCTTTCCGTCGATAATTGGCACGACTGTAATTGCACTTTGCGCGAATATTATGTCCAAAGTTAGCTTTGACAAACAGTGTGTATAA